The window ATTCGAAGCCGTGACCGGAATCGAACCGGCGTAACTCGCTTTGCAGGCGAGTCCCTCAACCACTCGGGCACACGGCTGTGAGGTGGTGATGAGTACGACCGTACGAGGCGCCCCGCGGTGGTGGAAGGGGGGCGCGGGTGCCGCAATGTGACTGCCATGCCCCGTTCACAGTCCTGGGTCGTCTCTTTCGGGCCTTGCCGGTCAAGCCCGCGTCGTCCGGTGCCGTGCATCGCAAGGCGGAGAGGCTCCCGATCACTGGACGTCCTCGGGTGCCTCGACGACGCGGCCAGGTGCGGTGCCGGGCGGCGTGGGTCAGGCAAGATCCGGAAGAGACGACCTAGGGCCGGAGGCGGAGCCGGGATCGGTCCAAATGACAGGGACGAAGCAGAGGTATGGACCTTACGCTGGGGCGATGAGCGCATTGGAACCCCGTGTCCCCGAGACCGCCGCACCGGTCTCGTCCGAGTCCCCCGAGCCGCCGGGCGGGATCCTCGGGGCCGCGTACCGGACGCTCAGCATCGGCATCATCTCCGTCGTGTTCCTCATCGCCTTCGAGGCGACCGCGGTCGGCACGGCCATGCCGGTGGCGGCGCGGGAGCTGGACGGGATCGGTCTCTACGCCTTCGCCTTCTCCTCCTACTTCACGACGAGCCTGTTCGGCATGGTGCTGTCCGGCCAGTGGGCCGACCGGCAGGGGCCGCTGCGGCCGCTGGCTCTGGGGATCGGGGCCTTCGCCGGCGGGTTGGTGCTGTCGGGGACGGCCGCCGGGATGTGGGTGTTCCTGCTCGGGCGGGCGGTGCAGGGCTTCGGCGGCGGGCTGGTGATCGTCGCCCTGTACGTGGTCGTCAGCCGGGCCTACGACGAGCGGCTGCGCCCCGCGATCATGGCCGCCTTCGCCGCGAGCTGGGTGGTCCCCTCGATCGTGGGTCCGCTGGCCGCCGGGACGGTGACCGAGCACCTCGGGTGGCGCTGGGTGTTCCTCGCGATCCCCGCGCTGGTCGTCGTGCCGCTGGTCGTCGCGATACCGGCGATCCGCCGGACCGCGTCGGGACCGGTGACCGGCGGGGAGCCGGTGGCCTTTGACCGGCGGCGGATCCGGCTCGCCCTCGGGATCTCGGCGGGTGCGGGGTTGCTCCAGTACGCCGCCCAGGACCTGCGGTGGCTTTCGGTCGTGCCGGCCGTCGCGGGCGCGGCCCTGCTGGTGCCGGCGGCGCGGGGGCTGCTGCCGCGCGGCACGTACCTGGCCCGGCGCGGGCTGCCGTCGGTGGTGTTGCTGCGGGGGGTGGCGGCGGGTTCGTTCATCGCGGCCGAGAGTTTCGTGCCGCTGATGCTGGTCACCCAGCGGGGGCTGAGCCCGACCCTGGCCGGGTTCTCGCTGGCGCTCGGCGGGTTGACCTGGGCGGGCGGCTCCTGGGTGCAGTCGAAGGGGCGGATGGCGCCGTACCGGGAGCGGCTGATGGTCGGCGGGATGGTGCTGGTGACGTTCGCCATCGCGGCCGCCCCGACGGTGCTGCTGACGTGGGTGCCGGTGTGGACGCTGGCGGTGGCCTGGGCGATCGGATGCCTCGGGATGGGGCTGGTGATCGGCTCGACGAGCGTGCTGTTGCTGGAGCTGTCGGCGCCGCGGGAGGCCGGGGCGAACTCCGCCGCGCTGCAGATCTCCGACGCGCTGGCCAACGTGGTGCTGTTGGCGGCCGGCGGGGCGGCGTTCGCCGCGCTGGGCGGGGGAACGGTGGGGGCCGCCCACGCCGTGACCGCCGGCGGGGCGTCCTCGCATCCGGGGGCGTTCGTGGTGGTCTTCCTGCCCATGGCCTGCGTGGCGCTGGTGGGGGCGTGGGTGGCGACGCGGCTGCACGCCGCCCCGGCGGCGGAGGCCGGCAGGCCCGCCGCGGCGGCGGACCTCCCGGGCCCCGAACGGCGTGGATCGCACGGGAGTTGACCGGGGCGGGGTCCGCGTGCCGGTGGGCCGACCGGCTCCGGGGAACGCGGGTGACGGCCTCCGGGCCGCGCCGCGAGCGCGGCGGATGTGATGCTCGCCGCACCCGCCGAGGTCACGGGCCTGTCCCTCCGCGAGGGGCGGGCCCGTGCCGGTAAGGTGGCCCGGTTGTCCTACGTACGACCGCTTCCCGCCCGTACCAGATACACCGAGAGCACGAACCGGAGACCGTGACTACTACCGCCTCCCACCACCTCTCACCCGCCTTCCCCGGCCGCGCGCCGTGGGGTACCGCCAGCAAGCTGCGCGCCTGGCAAGAGGGTGCGCTGAACCGGTACCTGGAGACCCAGCCGCGCGATTTCCTCGCGGTCGCGACCCCCGGAGCCGGCAAGACGACCTTCGCGCTGACCCTCGCGTCCTGGCTGCTGCACCACCACGTGGTGCAGCAGGTGACCGTGGTCGCGCCGACCGAACACCTGAAGAAGCAGTGGGCCGAGGCCGCCGCCCGGATAGGCATCCGGCTGGACCCCGAGTACTCGGCCGGCCCGCTGAGCAAGGACTACCACGGCATCGCCGTGACGTACGCGGGCGTCGGCGTGAAGCCGATGCTGCACCGCAACCGCTGTGAACAGCGCAAGACCCTGGTGATCCTCGACGAGATCCACCACGCCGGTGACTCGAAGTCCTGGGGCGAGGCCTGCCTGGAGGCCTTCGACCCGGCGACCCGGCGGCTCGCGCTGACCGGTACGCCCTTCCGGTCCGACACCAACCCGATCCCGTTCGTGACGTACGAGGAGGGGAACGACGGGATCCGCCGGTCGTCCGCCGACTACACGTACGGCTACGGGAACGCGCTCGGCGACGGCGTCGTCCGTCCCGTGATCTTCCTGTCCTACAGCGGCAACATGCGCTGGCGCACCAAGGCCGGCGACGAGATCGCCGCCCGGCTCGGCGAGCCGATGACCAAGGACGCCATCTCGCAGGCCTGGCGGACGGCGCTCGACGCGCGCGGCGACTGGATGCCGAACGTCCTGCGCGCCGCCGACCAGCGGCTGACGGAGGTCCGCAAGGGCATCCCGGACGCGGGCGGTCTGGTCATCGCCTCCGACCAGGACTCGGCGCGCGCGTACGCGAAGCTGATCAGGGAGATCACCGGGACGAAGGCGACCGTCGTCCTGTCCGACGACACGGGCGCCTCGAAACGCATCGACGATTTCAGCGCGAACGACGACCGCTGGATGGTCGCGGTCCGCATGGTGTCCGAGGGCGTCGACGTTCCGCGCCTCGCGGTGGGCGTTTATGCCACCACCATTTCGACTCCTTTGTTCTTTGCGCAGGCAGTCGGGCGATTTGTGCGTTCGCGCAGGCGCGGCGAGACCGCGTCGGTGTTTCTTCCGACCATTCCGTATCTCCTCGGTTTCGCCAACGAGATGGAAGTCGAGCGCGACCACGTCCTCGACAAGCCGAAGAAGCAGGGCGAGGAAGACCCGTACGCCGAGTCCGAGAAGGAAATGGACGAGGCGAACAAACTGGAGGACGAGGACACCGGCGACGAGGAGCAGATGTCCTTCGAGGCGCTGGAGTCCGACGCCGTCTTCGACCGGGTGCTGTACGACGGCGCCGAGTTCGGGATGCAGGCGCACCCCGGCAGCGAGGAGGAGCAGGACTACCTGGGCATCCCCGGGCTGCTGGAGCCGGACCAGGTGCAGATGCTGCTCCAGAAGCGGCAGTCGCGGCAGATCGCCCACAGCCGGCGCAAGCCGGACTCCGAGGCGGACCTGCTGGAGCTGCCGGCGGAACGGCGCCCCGTGGTTTCGCACAAGGAGCTGCTGGAGCTGCGCAAGTCGCTGAACACGATGGTGGGCGCGTACGTCCACCAGAGCGGCAAGCCGCACGGGGTGATCCACACGGAGTTGCGCCGGGTGTGCGGCGGCCCGCCGAGCGCGGAGGCGACGGCGGGTCAGCTGCGGGAGCGCATCAAGAAGGTCCAGGAGTGGGCCACCCGGATGCGGTGACGCCGCCGCCCGCGAGGGTACGAGAACGGGGTCCGTGCGCCGACGCGCACGGGCCCCTTCGTCGTTTTCGGCACCACCGGAGCCATCCGTTCGGAAAGTGAATGCGCGGCGGGGAAGATGCGCGGGAAGATGCCGGGGAACATTACGAATTGACACACCCGCTCGAACAAATGGGTACAAGCGGGCAGTAGGCGCCCGGATTCTGGACGAGCCCTTCCGCTCAGCGAACCTGCTGGATACTGTCCCCGCATCGAACGCCCCGTGGCAGCGCCGCCGCGGGAGCGCAGCCGGTGCCATGGCCGCTACCGGCGGCCTCTCCGTGCGTCGCCGAGGGACCGGCAGCGCTCCACCCCGTGAGAGTCACCGCCGCCCACCTAAAGAGGGAGAGGCGTCGTGACTGCGGAAACCTCCCAGACTCTCGACCGAGGGCTCCGGGTCCTCAAGCTGCTCGCCGACACCGACCACGGTCTGACCGTCACGGAGCTGTCCAACCGCCTCGGTGTGAACCGCACCGTGGTCTACCGCCTGCTCGCCACGCTCGAACAGCACGCCCTGGTCCGCCGCGACCTCGGCGGCCGGGCACGGGTCGGACTCGGCGTGCTGCGGCTCGGCCGCCAGGTGCACCCGCTCGTGCGCGAGGCGGCCCTGCCCGCGCTGCGGTCCCTCGCCGAGGACATAGGGGCCACCGCGCACCTGACCCTCGTGGACGGCAGCGAGGCGCTCGCCGTCGCCGTCGTCGAGCCGACCTGGACCGACTACCACGTGGCCTACCGGGCCGGCTTCCGTCACCCGCTGGACCGCGGGGCGGCCGGGCGGGCCATCCTGGCCGCGCGTCAGGGCACGCTCATCGAGCCCGGGTACACGCTGACCCACGGCGAACTCGAAGCGGGCGCCAGCGGCGCTGCGGCCCCCCTGGTCGGCATCACCGGCCTGGAGGGCAGCGTCGGCGTCGTCATGCTGGCCGACGCCGTGCCCGAGCGGGTCGGCCCGCGCGTGGTGGACGCCGCCCGCGAGGTCGCCGACGCGCTGCGCTGACCCGACCGAACGCCCGCGACCCCGTACGAAGCCTCGTACGGGGTCTTGTGCGTCCCCTGCCGCGGGGGAGGACGGGCTCCACCGTGCGGGCGGGCGGCCTCTGCCGTGCCCGCCGGCGGGCTCTCCCGCGCGTGCCGTCGTGCCGGGGCACGCGGGAGGGTGCGACCGGGCCCGATAGATTGACCGGGTGCTCTCACGCCTCACACGTCTGCCGCGTCCCGCCGCCCTGGCGCTCTGCGCCCTGCCCCTGGTCGGACTGTTGGCCGTGGCGGCCTTCGCGCCGCTGCCCTTCGTGATCGCCCAGCCCGGGCTCACGGCCGACGTGCTCGGCTCCCGTGACGGCAAGCCCGTCATCGCCGTCACGGGCGCGCCCACCCGGGACACCAAGGGGCAGCTGCGGATGACCACCATCCAGGCCACCGGTCCCTCCACGACGGTGCGCCTGCCCGAGCTGGTCGACCACTGGTTCGACACCTCGCGGGCGGTCATGCCCAAGGACGCGGTGTATCCCTCGGGCGGGAGCGACGAGGAGATCGAAGAGCACAATCTGGAGGAAATGACCAAGTCGCAGTCGACGGCCTCCGCGGCCGCGCTCGGCTATCTCCACAAGGACCCGAAGGACGTGAAGGTCACGCTCAACCTCGCCGACGTCGGCGGCCCGAGCGCGGGTCTCCTGTTCTCCCTCGGGATCGTCGACAAGCTCGACGGCGACGGGAGCGGCGGCGATCTCACCGGCGGCCGGAGCATCGCCGGCACCGGCACCATCAGCCCGAGCGGCGAGGTGGGCGCGGTGGGCGGGGTGGCCTTGAAGACGCAGGCCGCCAGGCGGGACGGGGCGAGCGTGTTCCTCGTGCCGAAGGCGGAGTGCTCCGACGCCCTGTCCGAACTCCCCGAGGGGCTTCGGCTGATCCCCGTCACCTCGCTGACGGATGCGGTGGGCTCCCTTCGGGCGTTGGACAAGGGGCAGCCGGTCCCGTCCTGCTGACGCCCTGCGCGGGTACGGTCCGGTCGGTCCTCCCGACCCGGTCCGGCCGGTCGTCCAGACCGCCCCAGGCCGGGAACAGGAACGGGGCGAGCGTGGCCAGCAGGTACACACCGCCGAAGGCCAGCAGGGCCGGGCCGGCGCCGAACCCGTCGACGAGCAGGCCCGCCGCGAGGCCGCCCAGCGGCATCGTCAGCTCGCAGCCCGCCGTGGTCACCCCGGACACCCGGCTGCGCAGCGCGTCCGGGACCTTCTCCATCATCACGGTGGTCAGGATCGGGTTCAGCACGCCCGCGCCCAGCCCCGACAGGGCCATCGTCACCGCGAGGGGCAGCGGGGTGTCGGTGAACGCGGCCACGACGTACCGGGGCGCCCCGCACAGCAGGAACGCCGCCGCGAAGACCGTCCGCGGCCGGTACCGCTCGCCCCACGCCCCGTAGAGCAGGGCGCCCAGCAGCGCGAAGCCGCCGAACACGGACACCATCAGGCCGAGGGCGGTGGCCCCGCCCAGCGCCTCGCGACCGTGCACGGGCAGCAGTACCGATGACCAGCCCTGGTCCAGGCCGTTGGTCACCATCACCATCAGGGTGATGCCGGTCAGCAGCCGTGAACGGGTCAGGAAGGCCCACCCCTCGGCCAGTTCGGCACGGTAGCCCGCGAACGACGACTTCTCGGAGGTGCGTTGCGGATCGGCGGCCGGGACCCCGCGCAGGAAGACGGCCACGAGCAGCGCCGACACGGCGAAGCTGGCCGCGTCCAGGAGCAGTACGGTCTCGGCCCCGAAGGCGGCGATGAGCACGCCGGCGACCGCGGCCCCGATCATCCGGGCGCCGCGCGAGACGGCGTCGTAGAGGCTCGCCACCCTGCCGACGGTGGTTCCGGCGTGCTCGGCGAGGT of the Streptomyces sp. NBC_01426 genome contains:
- a CDS encoding MFS transporter → MSALEPRVPETAAPVSSESPEPPGGILGAAYRTLSIGIISVVFLIAFEATAVGTAMPVAARELDGIGLYAFAFSSYFTTSLFGMVLSGQWADRQGPLRPLALGIGAFAGGLVLSGTAAGMWVFLLGRAVQGFGGGLVIVALYVVVSRAYDERLRPAIMAAFAASWVVPSIVGPLAAGTVTEHLGWRWVFLAIPALVVVPLVVAIPAIRRTASGPVTGGEPVAFDRRRIRLALGISAGAGLLQYAAQDLRWLSVVPAVAGAALLVPAARGLLPRGTYLARRGLPSVVLLRGVAAGSFIAAESFVPLMLVTQRGLSPTLAGFSLALGGLTWAGGSWVQSKGRMAPYRERLMVGGMVLVTFAIAAAPTVLLTWVPVWTLAVAWAIGCLGMGLVIGSTSVLLLELSAPREAGANSAALQISDALANVVLLAAGGAAFAALGGGTVGAAHAVTAGGASSHPGAFVVVFLPMACVALVGAWVATRLHAAPAAEAGRPAAAADLPGPERRGSHGS
- a CDS encoding DEAD/DEAH box helicase; its protein translation is MTTTASHHLSPAFPGRAPWGTASKLRAWQEGALNRYLETQPRDFLAVATPGAGKTTFALTLASWLLHHHVVQQVTVVAPTEHLKKQWAEAAARIGIRLDPEYSAGPLSKDYHGIAVTYAGVGVKPMLHRNRCEQRKTLVILDEIHHAGDSKSWGEACLEAFDPATRRLALTGTPFRSDTNPIPFVTYEEGNDGIRRSSADYTYGYGNALGDGVVRPVIFLSYSGNMRWRTKAGDEIAARLGEPMTKDAISQAWRTALDARGDWMPNVLRAADQRLTEVRKGIPDAGGLVIASDQDSARAYAKLIREITGTKATVVLSDDTGASKRIDDFSANDDRWMVAVRMVSEGVDVPRLAVGVYATTISTPLFFAQAVGRFVRSRRRGETASVFLPTIPYLLGFANEMEVERDHVLDKPKKQGEEDPYAESEKEMDEANKLEDEDTGDEEQMSFEALESDAVFDRVLYDGAEFGMQAHPGSEEEQDYLGIPGLLEPDQVQMLLQKRQSRQIAHSRRKPDSEADLLELPAERRPVVSHKELLELRKSLNTMVGAYVHQSGKPHGVIHTELRRVCGGPPSAEATAGQLRERIKKVQEWATRMR
- a CDS encoding IclR family transcriptional regulator, with the translated sequence MTAETSQTLDRGLRVLKLLADTDHGLTVTELSNRLGVNRTVVYRLLATLEQHALVRRDLGGRARVGLGVLRLGRQVHPLVREAALPALRSLAEDIGATAHLTLVDGSEALAVAVVEPTWTDYHVAYRAGFRHPLDRGAAGRAILAARQGTLIEPGYTLTHGELEAGASGAAAPLVGITGLEGSVGVVMLADAVPERVGPRVVDAAREVADALR
- a CDS encoding S16 family serine protease, which produces MLSRLTRLPRPAALALCALPLVGLLAVAAFAPLPFVIAQPGLTADVLGSRDGKPVIAVTGAPTRDTKGQLRMTTIQATGPSTTVRLPELVDHWFDTSRAVMPKDAVYPSGGSDEEIEEHNLEEMTKSQSTASAAALGYLHKDPKDVKVTLNLADVGGPSAGLLFSLGIVDKLDGDGSGGDLTGGRSIAGTGTISPSGEVGAVGGVALKTQAARRDGASVFLVPKAECSDALSELPEGLRLIPVTSLTDAVGSLRALDKGQPVPSC
- a CDS encoding MFS transporter → MSRRPFVAVLAANTISMAGSSLTLIGVPWFVLQSTGSAGRAGIVAFCATLPVIVAALVGGPVIDRIGRRRISAASDLICALSIGAIPLLHHAGLLEFWMLCALMALGGLVHTPGLTARYVLIPHLAEHAGTTVGRVASLYDAVSRGARMIGAAVAGVLIAAFGAETVLLLDAASFAVSALLVAVFLRGVPAADPQRTSEKSSFAGYRAELAEGWAFLTRSRLLTGITLMVMVTNGLDQGWSSVLLPVHGREALGGATALGLMVSVFGGFALLGALLYGAWGERYRPRTVFAAAFLLCGAPRYVVAAFTDTPLPLAVTMALSGLGAGVLNPILTTVMMEKVPDALRSRVSGVTTAGCELTMPLGGLAAGLLVDGFGAGPALLAFGGVYLLATLAPFLFPAWGGLDDRPDRVGRTDRTVPAQGVSRTGPAAPCPTPEGSPPHPSAR